The Sphingomonas sp. So64.6b genome includes a region encoding these proteins:
- a CDS encoding M20/M25/M40 family metallo-hydrolase, with amino-acid sequence MKARSHFASIALAALLTTSAMPAQAATPDPRAGEPAFRALYKELVETDSSWPDGSCTLAAERMGARLKAAGYPEGDVTVIVDPAHPKEGNLSAILRGSNAKLPALLLLAHIDVVAAKRADWTRDPFVMVEENGYFYGRGTSDDKAMAAAFTDALIRFRQEGYKPKRTIKLALTCGEETEKALNGVEYLLKNKRDALSAGWALNEGGGGSLDEAGKPVSNGIQAGEKVYQDFTFAATAPGGHSSRQAPHVNAIGWMSEALARVNAYDFPVDLTPAAKAFFGASAPLYPAQTRAMAAVGTGKATDADYAAVSAANPSWNATLRTTCIPTMISGGHATNAQPQAVTANVNCRIIPGEGADMILAKLAELGGDKVKVSFADPPHAGSPAPPLTPQIMGPIEAISKDMWPGVPVIPRLATGATDGRHTNAAGIPTYGVSGLFADPDGQGVHGLNERIRVKSLMDGRAFMYRLVKAYTQ; translated from the coding sequence ATGAAGGCTCGCAGCCACTTCGCGTCGATCGCGCTCGCCGCTTTGCTCACCACCAGCGCAATGCCGGCTCAGGCTGCAACACCCGATCCGCGTGCCGGTGAACCCGCGTTTCGCGCGCTGTACAAGGAACTGGTCGAGACAGATTCGAGCTGGCCCGACGGTAGCTGCACGCTGGCGGCCGAGCGCATGGGCGCACGGCTCAAGGCCGCGGGCTATCCGGAGGGCGATGTGACCGTGATCGTCGATCCGGCGCATCCAAAGGAGGGCAATCTCTCCGCCATTCTGCGCGGCAGCAATGCGAAGCTGCCGGCGCTGCTGCTGCTCGCCCATATCGATGTGGTCGCTGCGAAGCGCGCGGACTGGACTCGCGACCCCTTCGTCATGGTCGAGGAGAATGGCTATTTCTACGGACGTGGCACGTCGGACGACAAGGCGATGGCGGCTGCCTTTACGGACGCGCTGATCCGTTTTCGGCAGGAAGGTTACAAGCCGAAGCGCACGATCAAGCTTGCGCTGACTTGCGGCGAAGAAACCGAAAAGGCGCTGAACGGCGTCGAATATCTGCTCAAGAACAAGCGCGACGCGCTGTCCGCTGGATGGGCGCTGAACGAAGGCGGCGGCGGGTCGCTGGACGAGGCGGGCAAGCCGGTCAGCAATGGCATCCAGGCGGGCGAGAAAGTCTATCAGGACTTCACCTTCGCCGCGACCGCGCCCGGCGGCCACAGTTCGCGCCAGGCGCCGCATGTCAATGCGATCGGCTGGATGAGCGAAGCGCTTGCGCGGGTGAACGCCTATGACTTTCCGGTCGACCTGACGCCTGCAGCCAAGGCGTTTTTCGGCGCGTCCGCACCGCTCTATCCCGCCCAGACCAGGGCGATGGCGGCGGTCGGCACGGGCAAGGCGACCGACGCGGATTATGCCGCTGTCTCGGCCGCGAACCCCAGCTGGAACGCGACGCTGCGCACCACTTGCATCCCGACGATGATCTCCGGCGGCCATGCGACCAATGCGCAGCCGCAAGCGGTGACTGCAAACGTCAATTGCCGCATCATTCCGGGGGAGGGCGCGGACATGATCCTCGCCAAACTTGCCGAGCTTGGCGGTGACAAGGTCAAGGTCAGCTTTGCCGACCCGCCGCACGCCGGATCGCCCGCGCCGCCGCTGACACCGCAAATCATGGGGCCGATCGAGGCGATCTCGAAGGACATGTGGCCGGGCGTGCCCGTGATACCGCGTCTCGCGACCGGCGCGACCGATGGCCGTCACACCAACGCCGCCGGCATCCCGACTTATGGCGTCTCGGGCCTGTTCGCCGACCCGGACGGGCAGGGCGTGCATGGTCTCAACGAACGGATCAGGGTCAAGTCGTTGATGGACGGCAGGGCGTTCATGTACCGGCTGGTGAAGGCTTATACGCAATAG
- a CDS encoding nuclear transport factor 2 family protein — MTDPLSFATEWSDAWNAHDLERVLGHFHDDVVFTSPVAAAILPETRGQVRGKEALRAYWTEGLRRIPDLHFTVEQVFAGVDTVVIRYRNQKGVSVSEVLIFDGDKVRSGHGTYPVGAENPAGA, encoded by the coding sequence GTGACGGATCCGTTGAGCTTTGCAACAGAGTGGAGCGACGCCTGGAACGCGCATGACCTGGAGCGCGTCCTCGGCCATTTTCACGACGACGTCGTGTTCACCTCGCCGGTCGCCGCCGCCATCCTGCCCGAAACGCGTGGGCAGGTTCGTGGCAAGGAAGCGTTGCGCGCCTATTGGACGGAAGGGTTGCGGCGCATTCCAGACCTGCACTTCACGGTCGAGCAGGTCTTTGCGGGCGTCGACACGGTGGTGATCCGATATCGCAACCAGAAGGGCGTGTCGGTGAGCGAGGTGCTGATCTTCGATGGCGACAAGGTCAGGAGCGGGCACGGCACCTATCCTGTCGGAGCGGAGAACCCGGCGGGAGCGTGA
- a CDS encoding MFS transporter, producing MRFEHRAVPIVLAAVLVDTIGFGIVMPVFPELITHLGHVDLEQATRIAGYMLVVFAFTQFFAGPVLGNLSDRFGRRVVLIASMLAFAADYALMAIAPTLAWLFLGRAIAGIAGAVYGPASSVLADVTPPEKRAGVFGFIGAAFGVGFIIGPAIGGLLADFGPRAPFVAAAVLALLNAVAMIVAMPETLAPENRRPFHLRDAHIVGAFRPLFAAGNAAPLLLAWFFWQLAHMVYPATWAFWAAIRFGWSPAEIGWSLAFVGLISVIFQAGLSGRIIARIGERRALVIGLASGGLTFLIFAFITASWQAYALFLLSACSGLVFPAMNGLLSRMVDATRQGSLQGGIGSMGSVSQILGPLLLTQALATGVDRGFPGAAFLVAGILALTALGTIVWKVLDRVPPPEPATTPMDA from the coding sequence ATGCGATTCGAACACCGCGCCGTACCGATCGTCCTTGCCGCCGTGCTGGTCGATACGATCGGCTTCGGCATCGTCATGCCGGTCTTTCCCGAGCTGATCACCCACCTCGGCCATGTCGACCTGGAGCAGGCGACGCGCATCGCCGGCTATATGCTGGTCGTGTTCGCCTTCACGCAATTCTTCGCCGGACCGGTACTCGGCAATCTCAGCGACCGGTTCGGGCGGCGGGTCGTGCTGATCGCCTCGATGCTCGCCTTCGCCGCCGATTATGCGCTGATGGCGATCGCACCGACCCTCGCCTGGCTGTTCCTCGGCCGGGCGATCGCGGGGATCGCGGGCGCTGTGTACGGCCCGGCCAGTTCAGTGCTGGCCGATGTCACCCCGCCCGAAAAGCGCGCTGGCGTGTTCGGGTTCATCGGCGCCGCTTTCGGTGTCGGCTTCATCATCGGCCCGGCGATCGGCGGGTTGCTCGCCGATTTCGGGCCGCGCGCGCCGTTCGTTGCCGCAGCGGTGCTCGCGCTGCTCAACGCCGTGGCGATGATCGTCGCCATGCCCGAGACGCTGGCACCGGAAAATCGCCGTCCCTTCCACCTGCGCGACGCGCATATCGTCGGCGCGTTCCGCCCGCTGTTTGCCGCCGGCAACGCCGCGCCGCTGCTGCTCGCCTGGTTCTTCTGGCAGCTCGCGCATATGGTCTATCCCGCAACCTGGGCGTTCTGGGCGGCGATCCGCTTCGGCTGGAGTCCCGCCGAAATCGGGTGGAGCCTGGCCTTTGTCGGGTTGATCAGCGTGATTTTCCAGGCCGGCCTGTCGGGCCGCATCATCGCGCGCATCGGCGAACGCCGCGCACTCGTGATCGGGCTGGCCAGCGGCGGGCTGACCTTTCTGATCTTCGCCTTCATCACCGCCAGCTGGCAGGCCTATGCCCTGTTCCTGCTGAGCGCCTGTTCGGGGCTGGTCTTCCCGGCGATGAACGGGCTGCTTTCGCGCATGGTCGACGCGACGCGCCAGGGTTCGCTGCAGGGCGGGATCGGCAGCATGGGCAGCGTATCGCAGATCCTCGGGCCGCTCCTGCTCACTCAGGCGCTGGCGACCGGCGTCGATCGCGGCTTTCCCGGCGCGGCGTTCCTGGTCGCCGGCATATTGGCGCTGACGGCGCTCGGCACGATCGTGTGGAAAGTGCTCGACCGCGTGCCGCCGCCAGAGCCGGCCACCACACCGATGGACGCCTGA
- a CDS encoding acyl-CoA dehydrogenase family protein translates to MATAAELDVSVNPLDAFRTEVREWLAANFPPALKGKDNAMSAIDGPTDLSADEAAWKKAMGDKGWGVPTWPAQYGGGGLDRGQARVLQEEMGRIGAWNPIGGMGVMMFGPTLLEYGNEAQKSEHIPAIAKGEVRWCQGYSEPGAGSDLASLQMFAEDKGNHYVVNGQKTWTSGGQWADKCFALVRTDKSKKHEGISFLLIDMTSPGVEVKPIRLISGSSPFCETFFTDVKVPKENLVGQEGEGWTIGKRLLQHERQNLSGGGSAAGRMFAGKSVSALAKEYRGLDDQGRVTDSDLRMRIVRHEMDSRAFMLTLRRAALESKSNQGPSAATSIMKNVGARITQDRAELSIEIMGMNGLGWEGEGFTDEELTQTRTWLWGKAVSIYGGSSEIQNNVIAKRILGMLDHQ, encoded by the coding sequence ATGGCCACCGCCGCCGAACTCGACGTTTCCGTCAACCCGCTGGATGCCTTTCGCACCGAGGTGCGTGAGTGGCTTGCCGCGAACTTTCCGCCCGCGCTGAAGGGTAAGGACAATGCCATGTCGGCGATCGACGGGCCGACCGATTTGTCGGCCGACGAAGCCGCCTGGAAAAAGGCGATGGGCGACAAGGGCTGGGGCGTGCCGACCTGGCCGGCGCAATATGGCGGTGGTGGTCTCGATCGGGGTCAGGCGCGCGTGCTGCAGGAGGAGATGGGCCGGATCGGCGCATGGAACCCGATCGGCGGCATGGGCGTGATGATGTTCGGCCCGACGCTGCTCGAATATGGCAATGAAGCGCAGAAGAGCGAGCATATCCCGGCGATCGCCAAGGGCGAGGTGCGCTGGTGCCAGGGCTATTCCGAACCCGGTGCCGGGTCGGATCTCGCTTCACTTCAGATGTTCGCCGAGGACAAGGGCAACCACTACGTCGTCAACGGCCAGAAGACCTGGACGTCGGGCGGGCAATGGGCCGACAAATGCTTCGCGCTGGTGCGCACCGACAAATCGAAAAAGCATGAAGGGATCAGCTTCCTGCTGATCGACATGACCAGCCCGGGTGTCGAGGTGAAGCCGATCCGGCTGATCTCCGGCTCGTCGCCTTTCTGCGAAACCTTCTTCACCGATGTGAAAGTACCCAAGGAGAATCTTGTCGGGCAGGAGGGTGAGGGCTGGACGATCGGCAAGCGCCTGCTTCAGCACGAACGGCAGAATCTGTCGGGCGGCGGATCGGCGGCGGGCCGGATGTTCGCCGGCAAATCGGTCAGCGCGCTGGCCAAGGAATATCGTGGGCTCGATGACCAGGGTCGAGTCACCGACAGCGATCTGCGCATGCGCATCGTGCGGCACGAGATGGACAGCCGCGCCTTCATGCTGACGCTGCGCCGCGCCGCGCTGGAATCGAAATCGAACCAGGGGCCGTCGGCGGCGACATCGATCATGAAGAATGTTGGCGCGCGCATCACCCAGGATCGCGCCGAACTGTCGATCGAGATCATGGGCATGAACGGGCTCGGCTGGGAAGGCGAGGGCTTTACCGACGAGGAATTGACCCAGACGCGAACCTGGCTGTGGGGCAAGGCGGTGTCGATCTATGGCGGATCGAGCGAGATCCAGAACAACGTCATCGCCAAACGCATCCTGGGCATGCTGGATCATCAATAA
- a CDS encoding acyl-CoA dehydrogenase family protein: MAVLNDEQTMLRDMAREWADNEAPTTAFRKMRDAAPVEGYDADAWAAMGQMGWAGVIIPEEFGGSAFGYLSLGLVLEQLGRNLAASPLAATAAASTAIALGDNEAAKAEWLPRIAAGEIVATLAIDEGPVHDPAKTATRVTDGKLTGTKQFVAEGDGAQLFVVSAVDGLYLVSGDVGVSRSARHMADSRSHAQVVFDGAKAEKLGGTDLTAKVVDRATAALCAEMLGMAEQAFAVTNDYLKVRVQFGQQLSTFQALQHRMAKMFTELELARSAVEGALEAIDAGRSDVDQAVSLAKAIMGDTLHLVSREMVQLHGGIGMTDEHDAGLYLKRAYVLETMWGNAAWHRERFARLNGY, from the coding sequence ATGGCCGTACTCAACGACGAACAGACGATGCTGCGCGACATGGCGCGCGAATGGGCGGACAATGAAGCGCCGACTACTGCCTTCCGCAAGATGCGCGATGCCGCGCCGGTCGAGGGTTATGATGCCGATGCCTGGGCGGCGATGGGCCAGATGGGCTGGGCCGGCGTGATCATCCCCGAAGAGTTTGGCGGGTCCGCATTCGGTTACCTCTCGCTCGGGCTGGTGCTCGAGCAGCTTGGCCGTAACCTCGCCGCGTCGCCGCTCGCCGCGACCGCCGCGGCGTCGACCGCGATCGCGCTCGGCGACAATGAAGCGGCCAAGGCCGAATGGCTGCCAAGGATTGCCGCCGGCGAGATCGTCGCGACGCTCGCGATCGACGAAGGCCCGGTGCACGACCCGGCAAAGACCGCGACGAGGGTCACCGACGGTAAGCTGACCGGCACCAAGCAATTCGTCGCGGAAGGGGATGGCGCGCAGCTGTTCGTCGTGTCCGCGGTCGACGGCCTGTACCTCGTGTCGGGCGATGTCGGCGTATCGCGATCGGCGCGGCATATGGCGGATTCGCGTAGCCATGCGCAGGTGGTTTTCGATGGCGCCAAGGCGGAGAAGCTCGGCGGCACCGACCTGACCGCCAAAGTAGTCGACCGCGCGACCGCCGCGCTCTGTGCCGAGATGCTCGGGATGGCGGAGCAGGCCTTTGCCGTGACTAACGACTATCTCAAGGTCCGCGTCCAGTTCGGCCAGCAACTCTCGACCTTTCAGGCGCTGCAGCATCGCATGGCCAAGATGTTCACCGAGCTCGAACTGGCGCGCTCGGCGGTCGAGGGTGCGCTTGAGGCGATCGACGCCGGCCGTTCCGATGTCGATCAGGCGGTCAGTCTGGCCAAGGCGATCATGGGCGACACGCTTCATCTGGTCAGCCGCGAGATGGTTCAGCTGCATGGCGGCATCGGCATGACCGACGAACATGACGCGGGCCTCTATCTCAAGCGAGCCTATGTGCTCGAAACCATGTGGGGCAACGCGGCCTGGCACCGTGAGCGCTTCGCACGGTTGAACGGCTATTGA
- a CDS encoding TonB-dependent receptor, with the protein MLKKQYMSACAFTVLAMGLATPASAQTADAAAPTSAAAQETDQAGSANDDIVVTAQGRAQALADVPLAVTAINASSMERTGASDIRQLAQIAPSLQVSSTGNEANGSARLRGIGTVGDNPGLESSVAVFVDGVYRSRSGIGLNELGDIERVEVLRGPQGTLFGRNASAGIISIVSKSPSFDRFSAGAEASYGNYDYYRLGGNVNVPLGETLAARIDGVYVNRDGFYKDVTNGTKINNRDRYFVRGQLLFEPSSDLKVRLIGDYTKRNENCCTAVYIDQTVAPANRGLLTTANPIIPVLRALGQPTAAFSDPYSRNVYLTPGRSYGGETKDWGVSGQIDYDFGAAQLTSITAYRDYGNYQASDTDYSYVDILYRAPGKDAGFRGFKTFSQELRLQGSAFGEHLDWLVGAFYGDEKLEVRDNLRFGSQYGRFAACRIINGGGLAFAFDPTASGCIRTSLRPVVSGAFGAAGPSILAGFDRLDQVRNVGETQSAYRQSSKNFAFFTHNIITIVDELKLTVGLRYTNETKKLDASFGNDNIYCPAQQAALTPFLTNAGLAAVAGGLISLTCQGNSTSELNGASINSERKEDEFTGTAILSYKVTPDLLIYGSYARGYKGGGFNLDRSALKAPILPIAGIPTTTFAAAGGPQALVGNLQFDQEINNALEIGAKYSSGPFSLNVAAFRQKFKNFQLNTFNGSVFLVQNVNSCSTDLAGADRDLSAATGACASKDVRSGVISQGVEVEASINPARNFNVTAGFTYSDTHFRKNLVGNAKGSALDPALRLLPGDNLSNAPEIVVTSSVSWTPELGSSGLSALFYVDGRLSSDYNSGSDLFPQKEQDSFFVMNARVGIRGPSSKWAVEFWAQNLLNTDYTQVAFSSPFQAGSGVGVTPGFPAASYPGGTQTFSAFLAEPRTYGVTLRGKF; encoded by the coding sequence ATGCTCAAGAAGCAATATATGTCGGCGTGCGCCTTCACCGTCCTCGCAATGGGTCTGGCGACGCCGGCATCGGCGCAAACCGCCGATGCCGCTGCGCCCACATCCGCCGCCGCCCAGGAAACCGATCAAGCCGGGAGCGCGAACGACGATATCGTCGTGACCGCGCAGGGGCGCGCGCAGGCGCTGGCCGACGTGCCGCTCGCCGTCACCGCGATCAATGCCTCCAGCATGGAGCGCACCGGCGCCAGCGACATCCGCCAGCTTGCCCAGATCGCTCCATCGTTGCAGGTCTCCTCGACCGGCAACGAAGCCAATGGGTCGGCCCGCTTGCGTGGTATCGGCACGGTTGGCGACAATCCCGGTCTGGAAAGCTCGGTCGCGGTGTTCGTCGACGGCGTTTATCGTTCGCGTTCGGGCATCGGCCTGAACGAACTTGGCGATATCGAGCGCGTCGAAGTGCTGCGTGGTCCACAGGGCACCTTGTTCGGCCGCAACGCATCGGCCGGCATCATCAGCATCGTCAGCAAATCGCCGTCGTTCGACCGGTTCAGTGCCGGCGCCGAGGCGTCGTACGGCAATTATGATTATTACCGCCTTGGCGGCAATGTGAACGTTCCGCTGGGTGAGACGCTCGCGGCGCGGATCGATGGCGTCTATGTCAACCGCGACGGCTTCTACAAGGATGTGACCAACGGCACGAAGATCAACAATCGCGACCGGTATTTCGTGCGCGGCCAGTTGCTGTTCGAACCGTCGAGCGACCTGAAGGTCCGGCTGATCGGCGACTATACCAAGCGCAATGAAAATTGCTGCACCGCGGTCTATATCGACCAGACCGTCGCGCCGGCCAATCGCGGCCTGTTGACCACTGCCAATCCGATCATCCCGGTACTCAGGGCGCTCGGGCAACCGACCGCCGCGTTCAGCGACCCCTATTCGCGCAACGTCTATCTGACACCAGGCCGCAGCTATGGTGGCGAGACCAAGGATTGGGGCGTTTCGGGCCAGATCGATTATGATTTCGGCGCCGCGCAGCTGACCTCGATCACCGCCTATCGCGACTATGGCAACTATCAGGCGTCGGATACCGACTATAGCTATGTCGACATCCTGTACCGCGCGCCGGGTAAGGATGCCGGCTTCCGCGGCTTCAAGACTTTCTCGCAGGAACTGCGTCTGCAGGGCAGCGCGTTCGGCGAGCATCTCGACTGGCTGGTCGGCGCCTTTTATGGCGACGAAAAGCTCGAGGTTCGCGACAATCTGCGCTTTGGATCGCAATATGGCCGGTTCGCCGCATGCCGCATCATCAATGGCGGCGGTCTCGCCTTCGCCTTCGATCCGACCGCGTCGGGCTGTATCCGTACTTCGCTGCGGCCAGTCGTATCCGGTGCGTTCGGCGCGGCCGGGCCGAGCATCCTGGCCGGGTTCGACCGCCTCGATCAGGTGCGCAATGTCGGTGAGACCCAATCCGCCTACCGGCAGAGCAGCAAGAACTTCGCGTTCTTCACCCACAACATCATTACGATCGTGGATGAGCTGAAGCTGACTGTCGGCCTGCGCTACACCAACGAAACCAAGAAGCTCGACGCGTCTTTCGGCAACGATAATATCTACTGCCCGGCGCAACAGGCGGCGCTCACGCCGTTCCTGACCAATGCAGGGCTTGCGGCCGTGGCCGGCGGCCTGATCAGCCTGACGTGCCAGGGCAATTCGACCTCCGAACTGAACGGCGCATCGATCAACAGCGAGCGTAAGGAAGACGAGTTCACCGGCACCGCGATCCTGTCCTACAAGGTCACGCCGGACCTGCTGATCTATGGCAGCTATGCGCGTGGTTATAAGGGCGGCGGCTTCAATCTCGATCGCTCGGCATTGAAGGCGCCGATCCTGCCGATCGCCGGCATACCGACAACGACCTTCGCCGCCGCCGGTGGCCCGCAGGCACTGGTCGGCAATCTGCAGTTCGACCAGGAAATAAACAACGCCCTGGAAATTGGCGCGAAATATTCGAGCGGGCCGTTCAGCCTCAACGTCGCGGCGTTCCGCCAGAAGTTCAAGAACTTCCAGCTGAACACGTTCAACGGATCGGTCTTCCTGGTGCAGAATGTCAATTCGTGCAGCACCGACCTCGCCGGCGCGGACCGCGACCTCAGTGCGGCAACCGGTGCCTGTGCCAGCAAGGATGTCCGTTCGGGCGTGATATCGCAGGGTGTCGAAGTCGAGGCATCGATCAACCCGGCGCGCAATTTCAACGTCACCGCCGGCTTCACTTACTCAGACACGCATTTCAGGAAGAACCTGGTCGGCAACGCGAAGGGCTCGGCGCTCGATCCGGCGCTCCGCCTGTTGCCGGGCGACAATTTGTCGAACGCGCCGGAAATCGTCGTCACGTCGAGCGTGAGCTGGACGCCGGAACTGGGCAGCAGCGGATTGTCGGCCCTGTTCTATGTCGATGGACGCCTGTCGAGCGATTATAACAGCGGCTCCGACCTGTTCCCGCAGAAGGAGCAGGACAGCTTCTTCGTCATGAATGCGCGCGTCGGCATTCGCGGCCCGTCGTCGAAATGGGCAGTCGAATTCTGGGCGCAGAACCTGCTTAACACCGATTACACCCAGGTCGCCTTCAGCTCGCCTTTCCAGGCCGGCTCGGGCGTCGGGGTTACGCCGGGCTTCCCGGCGGCGAGCTATCCCGGCGGTACGCAGACCTTCTCGGCGTTCCTAGCCGAGCCGCGGACCTATGGCGTTACACTGCGCGGCAAGTTCTGA